A stretch of Aeromicrobium tamlense DNA encodes these proteins:
- a CDS encoding ANTAR domain-containing protein, giving the protein MSEDLPLAERLAEAARNLQTAPSASATMETAVQLAVTNIRHCDSASVTLVRRRGALETPSSSDGVALACDRLQYDLGDGPCLQAVWDEAVVHSPDLTDDARWGIWGPRVAEEQGVLSVLCLRLFTEKDDIGALNLYSQRRDGFSEDDRDEGTALAAHIAVALAAAQAQENLTRALDARTLVGQAVGIVMERYGVNSAAAFQVLVRISSHSNLKLRDIAQELVDTGNLHGSDRAAKTRPELESEQQ; this is encoded by the coding sequence ATGAGCGAGGACCTGCCGCTCGCCGAACGGCTCGCCGAGGCCGCACGCAACCTCCAGACCGCGCCGAGCGCGAGCGCCACGATGGAGACCGCCGTGCAGCTGGCGGTCACGAACATCCGCCACTGCGACTCCGCCAGCGTCACGCTCGTGCGACGGCGCGGGGCGCTCGAGACGCCCTCGTCCAGCGACGGCGTCGCGCTGGCCTGCGACCGGCTCCAGTACGACCTCGGCGACGGCCCGTGCCTGCAGGCCGTGTGGGACGAGGCCGTCGTGCACTCGCCCGACCTCACCGACGACGCCCGCTGGGGCATCTGGGGACCGCGGGTCGCCGAGGAGCAGGGGGTGCTGAGCGTCCTGTGCCTGCGCCTGTTCACCGAGAAGGACGACATCGGCGCCCTCAACCTCTACTCGCAGCGCCGTGACGGCTTCAGCGAGGACGACCGCGACGAGGGCACCGCGCTCGCCGCCCACATCGCCGTCGCGCTCGCCGCCGCCCAGGCGCAGGAGAACCTCACCCGCGCGCTGGACGCACGCACGCTCGTCGGACAGGCCGTCGGCATCGTCATGGAGCGCTACGGCGTCAACTCGGCGGCCGCGTTCCAGGTGCTCGTGCGGATCAGCTCGCACAGCAACCTCAAGCTGCGCGACATCGCGCAGGAGCTCGTCGACACGGGCAACCTCCACGGCAGCGACCGCGCCGCGAAGACCCGTCCCGAGCTCGAGTCCGAGCAGCAGTAG
- a CDS encoding AMP-binding protein, with translation MTVDVPRLEGFAGGRWGVRPEAEGEMMEQHDQRPWAVHYGPGVPAEIEIPDEPVTAGLARSAQRFPERIATDFLGATATYAETEQAVRRAMVVLSGLGVHAGSRVALVLPNCPSHLVAYHAVLRLGAVVVDLNPTYTQAELEHLLGDCGATHALVWHKAVERVLPARATTPLETVVSVDVSRDLPTLSRLLLRLPLKPARAKREALLGTVPSDIADWHHLVAGAQGEVPPATVRADDLALLQYTGGTTGTPKAAMLTHRNLVANLVHGQAWAGFREGEETVYGVLPFFHAFGLTFCLNLPGHIGATLVMFPNFDPAAVVQAFGRRPATFMAGVAPMFDRIAATAEASGKPPAEGFRECRLGFAGAMPIPPATVERWERLTGGLLIEGYGMTECAPIALGNPCAPTRRPGTLGVPFPNTDMRIVDVDDHTREVGPNESGVRRGELLVRGPQVFTGYLNRPEETAHQLLEDGWLRTGDVVEVDATGWVTLVDRVKEMIIVGGFKVYPSTVEDHLRLLPGVTDVAVVGVSTRAGDHEVLAAFVMESGAATPSVETVRAHGEQRLARYALPRRVEFVEDLPRSQIGKVMRRQVQEMFSHRDRD, from the coding sequence ATGACCGTGGACGTCCCTAGACTCGAAGGGTTCGCCGGAGGCCGCTGGGGCGTCCGGCCGGAAGCCGAAGGCGAGATGATGGAGCAGCACGACCAGCGCCCGTGGGCCGTCCACTACGGACCCGGCGTCCCGGCGGAGATCGAGATCCCCGACGAGCCGGTGACGGCAGGACTCGCGCGATCGGCGCAGCGCTTCCCGGAACGGATCGCCACCGACTTCCTCGGCGCGACCGCCACGTACGCCGAGACCGAGCAGGCCGTGCGCCGCGCCATGGTGGTGCTGAGTGGGCTGGGCGTGCACGCGGGATCGCGGGTCGCGCTCGTGCTGCCGAACTGCCCGTCCCACCTCGTGGCGTACCACGCGGTCCTGCGCCTGGGTGCGGTCGTCGTGGACCTCAACCCGACGTACACGCAGGCCGAGCTCGAGCACCTGCTCGGCGACTGCGGCGCGACCCACGCGCTGGTGTGGCACAAGGCCGTCGAGCGGGTCCTCCCGGCGCGGGCCACGACGCCCCTGGAGACCGTGGTGAGCGTCGACGTCAGTCGCGACCTGCCGACGCTCTCGCGCCTGCTCCTGCGCCTGCCGCTCAAGCCCGCTCGGGCGAAGCGCGAGGCGCTGCTCGGCACCGTGCCGTCCGACATCGCCGACTGGCACCATCTCGTCGCCGGGGCGCAGGGCGAGGTGCCGCCGGCCACGGTTCGGGCCGACGACCTCGCGCTGCTGCAGTACACCGGCGGCACGACGGGAACGCCGAAGGCGGCGATGCTGACGCACCGCAACCTCGTGGCGAACCTCGTGCACGGCCAGGCGTGGGCGGGCTTCCGGGAGGGCGAGGAGACCGTCTACGGCGTGCTGCCGTTCTTCCACGCCTTCGGGCTGACGTTCTGCCTCAACCTGCCCGGCCACATCGGGGCGACCCTCGTGATGTTCCCGAACTTCGATCCCGCGGCCGTCGTGCAGGCGTTCGGCCGCCGGCCCGCCACGTTCATGGCCGGGGTCGCGCCGATGTTCGACCGGATCGCCGCGACCGCCGAGGCCTCGGGCAAGCCTCCCGCCGAGGGTTTCCGGGAGTGCCGGCTCGGTTTCGCCGGCGCGATGCCGATCCCGCCCGCCACGGTGGAGCGCTGGGAGCGGCTCACCGGGGGACTGCTGATCGAGGGCTACGGCATGACCGAGTGCGCGCCGATCGCCCTCGGCAACCCGTGCGCGCCCACGCGCCGCCCCGGCACGCTCGGCGTCCCGTTCCCCAACACTGACATGCGGATCGTCGACGTCGACGACCACACGCGCGAGGTCGGGCCGAACGAGAGCGGCGTTCGCCGCGGCGAGCTGCTGGTCCGAGGTCCGCAGGTCTTCACGGGCTACCTGAACCGGCCCGAGGAGACGGCCCACCAGCTGCTCGAGGACGGCTGGCTGCGCACGGGCGACGTCGTCGAGGTCGACGCGACCGGCTGGGTCACGCTGGTCGACCGGGTCAAGGAGATGATCATCGTGGGCGGCTTCAAGGTGTACCCGTCCACGGTGGAGGACCACCTGCGACTGCTTCCCGGCGTCACCGACGTCGCGGTCGTGGGCGTCAGCACGCGTGCCGGCGACCACGAGGTGCTCGCGGCGTTCGTGATGGAGTCCGGCGCCGCGACGCCCTCGGTCGAGACGGTCCGGGCGCACGGGGAGCAGCGTCTCGCGCGCTACGCGCTGCCGCGCCGGGTCGAGTTCGTGGAGGACCTGCCGCGCTCGCAGATCGGCAAGGTGATGCGTCGTCAGGTGCAGGAGATGTTCAGTCACCGCGACCGCGACTAG
- a CDS encoding DUF981 domain-containing protein has product MVVYNEIVAVTSGAGLLGVAMFLHHLLRGKRVDSEGWAAFFGLTGLLLFVLGVHTTVTWPFGGEGFEYANIAFGQPAAAFGALLLFAAIYLWRNRELFAGEQELVRAAVLSAVKPASIFVGALGLGMAVLAIAFVRFQLGAAPPEEPISGRFGHLPILEALFLGGLWGIVAVGALLFAFALLTDRPQLLRWVVWAFVIGGVVFLLFGAMNFYTHIGMYHNIEYGTNYNW; this is encoded by the coding sequence ATGGTCGTCTACAACGAGATCGTGGCCGTCACGTCGGGCGCGGGTCTCCTCGGCGTCGCGATGTTCCTGCACCACCTGCTGCGAGGCAAGCGCGTCGACAGCGAGGGATGGGCCGCGTTCTTCGGACTGACCGGTCTGCTGCTGTTCGTCCTGGGCGTGCACACCACCGTGACCTGGCCGTTCGGCGGGGAGGGCTTCGAGTACGCCAACATCGCCTTCGGCCAGCCGGCCGCCGCCTTCGGCGCGCTGCTGCTGTTCGCCGCGATCTACCTGTGGCGCAACCGCGAGCTCTTCGCCGGCGAGCAGGAGCTCGTCCGGGCCGCGGTGCTGTCCGCCGTGAAGCCCGCGAGCATCTTCGTCGGCGCCCTCGGCCTGGGCATGGCCGTCCTGGCCATCGCGTTCGTGCGGTTCCAGCTGGGTGCCGCGCCCCCGGAGGAGCCCATCAGCGGCCGCTTCGGCCACCTGCCGATCCTCGAGGCGCTGTTCCTCGGCGGCCTGTGGGGCATCGTCGCGGTGGGCGCGCTGCTGTTCGCGTTCGCGCTGCTGACCGACCGCCCGCAGCTGCTGCGCTGGGTCGTGTGGGCCTTCGTGATCGGCGGCGTGGTGTTCCTGCTGTTCGGTGCGATGAACTTCTACACGCACATCGGGATGTATCACAACATCGAGTACGGCACGAACTACAACTGGTGA
- a CDS encoding STAS domain-containing protein — protein MQTDFQFSCDPPLAQVRIFGELDPSTTAHLADVLECLATRGCTRVEVDVEEVTYVDESNLRVLRDEQLRLRARGGDLEVVGDSDYHRVVARRAGCADLFPSSLAEDAEPWEGVGS, from the coding sequence TTGCAGACCGATTTTCAGTTCTCGTGCGATCCACCGCTGGCGCAGGTGCGCATCTTCGGCGAGCTCGACCCGTCGACGACCGCACACCTCGCCGACGTGCTCGAGTGCCTGGCGACGCGCGGGTGCACCCGCGTGGAGGTGGACGTGGAGGAGGTGACGTACGTGGACGAGTCGAACCTGCGGGTGCTGCGGGACGAGCAGCTGAGGCTGCGTGCTCGTGGCGGAGATCTCGAGGTGGTCGGCGACTCCGACTACCACCGGGTGGTCGCGCGCCGTGCCGGCTGCGCCGACCTGTTCCCGTCGTCCCTCGCCGAGGACGCAGAGCCGTGGGAGGGCGTCGGCTCATGA
- a CDS encoding MBL fold metallo-hydrolase, which yields MSRRRTGTPFEERAEDLMGITQVRDGIVRIEQAGTNCYLVTSAGAPYFVDAGLSRTRELAEQALRESGHDWVDVTDVLLTHAHFDHLGFAAHASRAGARIWAHPGDHRIARRPYRYQPGRPRLLYPLRHPASVPVLARMVAAGALKVEGVAQIENLHPGADGLPAGVEVVATPGHTDGHCVLLLPDSDVVFTGDALVTLDPYTGRTGPRIVARAGTKDARGALRSLDAIAATGAGTVLPGHGEPFRRGAAAAAESAAGAGVA from the coding sequence ATGTCCCGCCGTCGCACGGGTACTCCCTTCGAGGAGCGAGCGGAGGACCTCATGGGCATCACCCAGGTGCGCGACGGGATCGTGCGGATCGAGCAGGCGGGGACCAACTGCTACCTCGTCACCAGCGCCGGCGCGCCCTACTTCGTCGACGCCGGACTCTCCCGCACCCGCGAGCTCGCCGAGCAGGCCCTGCGCGAGAGTGGTCACGACTGGGTCGACGTCACCGACGTCCTGCTGACGCACGCGCACTTCGACCACCTCGGCTTCGCGGCCCACGCGTCCCGGGCCGGCGCCCGCATCTGGGCCCATCCCGGCGACCACCGGATCGCCCGTCGCCCCTACCGCTACCAGCCCGGGCGGCCGCGCCTGCTCTACCCGCTGCGCCACCCGGCCTCGGTCCCCGTCCTCGCGCGCATGGTCGCTGCCGGCGCCCTGAAGGTCGAGGGCGTCGCGCAGATCGAGAACCTCCACCCCGGGGCGGACGGTCTTCCCGCCGGCGTCGAGGTGGTCGCGACGCCCGGCCACACCGACGGCCACTGCGTGCTGCTGCTGCCCGACTCCGACGTCGTCTTCACCGGCGACGCGCTCGTCACGCTGGACCCGTACACGGGTCGCACCGGCCCGCGCATCGTGGCGCGCGCCGGCACGAAGGACGCGCGCGGTGCCCTGCGGTCGCTCGACGCGATCGCGGCCACGGGTGCCGGCACGGTGCTGCCGGGCCACGGCGAGCCGTTCCGGCGCGGCGCCGCGGCCGCCGCCGAGTCCGCGGCAGGCGCCGGAGTCGCCTAG
- a CDS encoding sulfurtransferase has protein sequence MTSHPRLVDVQWLRDRLDDPSIRVVDATVHLTFDAEGAHTESGRATYREAHVPGATFADQLADLTVHDGEAAFEAAPSDQFARVIGDLGIGNGHTVVVYDHVNGIWATRLWWQLELEGHPDVVVLDGGLKAWQDAGLPVETGDTTYEPARFTPSRSSERIASTADVEAATQDGSVLLINSLDRESFAGGRIPGSVNVPFGELVDEQGRLRNLDELRPLFESVGALDPEVAPVTYCGGGIAATAVAFALKGLGRDDVAIYDGSLNAWTADPARPLEQG, from the coding sequence ATGACCTCCCACCCCCGCCTCGTCGACGTCCAGTGGCTCCGCGATCGCCTGGACGATCCCTCGATCCGCGTCGTCGACGCCACCGTCCACCTCACCTTCGACGCCGAGGGCGCGCACACCGAGTCGGGTCGCGCGACCTACCGCGAGGCCCACGTCCCCGGGGCCACGTTCGCCGACCAGCTGGCCGACCTCACCGTCCACGACGGGGAGGCGGCGTTCGAGGCCGCGCCCTCCGACCAGTTCGCGCGGGTGATCGGCGACCTCGGCATCGGCAACGGGCACACGGTCGTGGTCTACGACCACGTCAACGGCATCTGGGCCACGCGGCTGTGGTGGCAGCTCGAGCTCGAGGGGCACCCCGACGTCGTCGTGCTCGACGGCGGACTGAAGGCCTGGCAGGACGCGGGCCTGCCCGTGGAGACGGGCGACACGACCTACGAGCCGGCGCGGTTCACGCCCTCGCGCAGCAGCGAGCGCATCGCGAGCACCGCCGACGTGGAGGCCGCGACGCAGGACGGCTCGGTCCTGCTCATCAACTCCCTCGACCGCGAGTCCTTCGCCGGCGGTCGCATCCCGGGCAGTGTCAACGTGCCGTTCGGCGAGCTCGTGGACGAGCAGGGACGCCTGCGCAATCTCGACGAGCTGCGCCCGCTCTTCGAGTCGGTCGGCGCGCTCGATCCCGAGGTGGCGCCCGTGACGTACTGCGGCGGCGGGATCGCGGCGACGGCCGTCGCGTTCGCGCTGAAGGGCCTCGGCCGCGACGACGTCGCGATCTACGACGGCTCGCTCAACGCCTGGACCGCAGACCCGGCGCGTCCTCTCGAGCAGGGCTGA